The following are from one region of the Halodesulfurarchaeum sp. HSR-GB genome:
- a CDS encoding glycosyltransferase: MRLAFVSATTIHHADSDGAARLNRLATALSERGHEVTVITAKWWQGDFVEFEQDGLTYHAVGDGSTGGLSTPLGVVNAIREVDPDVVHAACELPNWIVAARIGATLSGAGLLVECYDPPETTGGFGGWLRSAGLRAADAIVTPSTTVETTVRALGVDAADIQVIPTGIDMDLVRETAPTESGDIVYSRRLDDGANLETLLLALAEFREYDWTATIIGDGPRRAAYERQARDLRIDDRVTFVGDLPVAERIARFKAAHVYVHTAEYTPFAHDLLRALAAGCVSVVEYHEAASAHELVEHEERGFTATSPEELTRRLAAAGDLERRTFDEAFARFDDDAVLETYLDRYRSIRS, translated from the coding sequence ATGCGGCTGGCCTTCGTCTCGGCGACGACGATTCATCACGCCGACAGCGACGGCGCAGCCCGGTTGAACCGCCTGGCCACGGCACTTTCCGAACGCGGTCACGAAGTGACGGTCATCACGGCGAAGTGGTGGCAGGGTGATTTCGTGGAGTTCGAGCAGGACGGGCTCACCTATCACGCGGTCGGCGACGGCTCGACCGGTGGGCTATCCACGCCGCTGGGAGTCGTCAACGCCATCAGGGAGGTCGATCCCGACGTGGTCCACGCGGCCTGTGAACTGCCGAACTGGATCGTTGCGGCACGGATCGGCGCGACGCTGTCGGGGGCCGGCCTGCTCGTCGAATGTTACGATCCACCGGAGACGACTGGTGGATTTGGGGGCTGGCTCAGATCTGCGGGGCTTCGGGCTGCCGATGCGATCGTCACGCCCTCGACGACGGTCGAGACCACCGTCAGAGCGCTGGGCGTCGATGCCGCGGATATACAGGTCATCCCGACGGGCATCGACATGGACCTGGTTCGGGAGACAGCACCAACCGAAAGCGGGGACATCGTCTACTCCCGCCGGCTTGATGACGGCGCGAACCTCGAAACCTTGCTCCTGGCCCTGGCCGAGTTCCGCGAGTACGACTGGACGGCGACGATCATCGGTGACGGGCCGCGTCGGGCGGCCTACGAACGCCAGGCCCGGGACCTCAGGATCGACGACCGGGTGACCTTCGTCGGGGACCTCCCGGTCGCGGAGCGGATCGCCCGGTTCAAGGCGGCCCACGTGTACGTCCACACCGCCGAGTACACGCCGTTCGCCCACGACCTGCTCCGGGCCCTCGCGGCCGGGTGCGTGTCGGTGGTGGAGTACCACGAGGCAGCGAGCGCTCACGAACTGGTCGAGCACGAGGAGCGTGGGTTCACGGCGACCAGCCCGGAGGAGCTTACCCGCCGACTCGCCGCGGCCGGGGACCTCGAACGACGCACCTTCGACGAGGCGTTTGCCCGGTTCGACGACGACGCCGTACTGGAGACCTACCTCGATCGCTACCGATCGATCCGCTCCTGA